AGGTAAATTTAACAAAAAACTTCGTAACCTACACAAACACATGCAAAAAACCAATATAATCAAGTCAATTCATAATAATAATACTATTAAAAGCGTGATATTATGATAGGATCATTTAAATCAACAGATTACCCTTTAAATTCTAAGATTGGTGCAGATGAATCATTGAGTCATCAGTTCGATTTTTCTGACTTTAGGGAGGTTATTGCCGCTGGAAAATACGCATTTGAAAATAAAGAATCCATAAGATATTTTATTCCAAAATTTGAAAAAACACTAAATTGTGAATTTAAAATAAAATGGGCAACGATAACTTCACTTTCAATGATTTCGAGGTCTTATCCATCTGAAGTTGTGCCAATAATTCCAAAAATTGTGGAATTATTAAATGACCCTGACTGGAGAATTCGAAAAAATGCAATTTTATTTTTTGGAGATTTTGGACTCTTATGTTATGATAATATTGAAAAATACATGAAAAATTTGAAAAAATGTTTTGATGATCCAAACATTGATGTGGTGTGTGCAAGCGCATATGCAGTTTCAAAAATAATGTTGAATTCAAAATGTGAAGAAAAAATCGAAGTATTTGAAATATTACGCGAAAAAATAACTTCAAAAGCAGTTTTAATGGATTTAATAAAAAATATTGGGGAAATAAACCCTGATCTTATAAAATGCTGTCAAAATGATATATTATCCTGTTTAGATTCAAATGATTCTGCATTAAAGTCAAAAGTAATTAAGATTTTAGGCGATATTACAGATTACGAACTCGATGAAAGTACCGCTAAAATATTGATGGATTCATTAAAAAGTGATGATTTAGAAATTAGGCGAAGTTCAATTTATTCAATATGGAAATATTCTGAAAAATACTCAGAATACTTAAAAAATGCAATTGATACGCTTGTTGAATTTACAAGTTCGCCTGATAAATATACCAAGATATATTCGCTTTTAGCACTGAATAAACTAAGCTATACAGAACCACTTAAATTTGAAAATTTAAACATAAATCCATTATTGGACGAAGATCCAGACGTAATTTATCCTTCAATCACGCTTCTTTACAATTTATCAAAATACAGCCCGAAAGTTACTACAAGACACTATAAAAAAGTCTGTGTACTGATGAATAATCCTGATAAATACATTTCAAAGCAGGCTCTTCGAATTGTTGGTAATCTTGGAAAATACGATCAAAAGTACATTAACAGATATATTAATAATGTAAGGCTCAAACTTTCAGACGAAGAACTCTCAAAAGAAGCAACGATTGCAATGGTAAAATCGGGCTACCTCGAGAAAAAGAACCTCGAAATAATTTTAAAGGCTGCAGACAAGGCTAAATACAATATGGGGTTTTTGAGGGAAGTAATCGAAGAATATCCAAAAGAATTCCTTCCATCTTTTGAAAGAGAATTAATTGATCTAAGAAGAACGTGGAATCAGGAGTACATCAATGATCTCTGTTGCTCCATAAAAGAGAAATTATCGTTAAATGATCCAGATTTTACGAATATAAAATTGGAAAGACCTGAAATTGAGGAACCTCCTGTAATTGTTGCTTTAAAATCGGAGTGCGCCGAAGTAGAACTTGAAGATGGAAAACAGGTTTATATTTTGGATAAAAGCAAATGTATTGAAACATCGCTTTCAGGGGATCTTTTAGAGCTTTTAGATGTAGAAAACAAAAATGAGTTCGATATTTACAAATTATCGCACGATTTGATGATTCAATCGTTAATAGAATCTGCAATAAATGAGCCAAAAAGATAGTTATATTTTATTTTAATTTTTTACTTTTTTTAAATTATTCACATTTTACAACAACTAGCGGGCTGTGTTCCATTTCTTTTAAAACATCGACAGTTATTTCAAAGGTGTTGTATTTTTTCATCAAATCGTGAATTGATTTAGTATATGGAACTTGGGATGTATCGGACAGATTTGCGATATAAAGAAGCGTTTTTAAATGATATTTTTTGTAATTTTCATTTCCAACGATTGCAAGCGGGGTTGCGCCACAGAGTCCCCCTTGATTTAATCTTTTTCCAAATTTTCCCAAAAGGTACCCTAAAACACCTATTTTTGAGATTATTCCATCAATTGCAATTGGAAGTGCTGTAACATACCAGTTAAAAAATCTGTATGTCGCATCTGTGTCGATTACCATAACTGTTAAATCGAGGTTCAGTTCTTCTTTTATTTTTTTATGGAGTTTTTTTGCAGAATGTTCTGGATTTTCTGGAAGTAATGAAGCATAAGTTCCAGGGACGTTTGTTAAATCGATTCCGCCTTCTGACGCAGGTTTTAGTGCGTATATCAATCCTAAATTTTCAATTACAATTTGTTTGTGTTTTAGTGTTTCCTTTTTTGGCATTTTTCTTAAATTTTTAACCCTATCTCCCCTAGTTCCTAAAAGAGGGCCTAAAATATATCCCCAGCCGTATTTTGATAGATAATATGTAAAATATGCCCAGAATTTGGGGTCAGCCAAACTTTCATCTACAAAGTTATTCTCACTTGTAGCTATGAATTTTTCGCTGACTACTAAAAAATCCCCGTTTTTTATTTCAAATCCTTGTTTTATTTCTTTTTTCAAAGAATTTATGGATTCTGATACAAAGTCTTCGTTTCTATCGATATATCTGGTTCTTATCGGTGTCGCAGTTATTTCCATTTTTTCACGAGTTAAAACTATCTCCATTATTTTTATATTTTGGTACCCTATAATTAGTAATGTAAAAGGTGAAAATTATGCATCTAACGAGAGAAGAGGAAAAATTGTATGCAGGAGAATACGGGGAAGCCCTTGAAACCTGCATGAACTTACTTGTATCTTTAGGGGATATTTACGGCGCAGAAAAACTGGTAAATATATCTTCTGCACAAGTTTCTGGGGTTTCGTATAAAACTATCGGTGAAAAAGGTTTAGAATTTTTAAAAGACCTTGTAGATCAGGGTTTAAAGGCATCTGTCCCAACTACACTGAATCCTGCTGGAATGGATCTGATAAGATACGATGAACTTAAATTTCCAAAATATTTCGCAAAAAAACAGCTCGAAATAATCGACTGTTTTAAAAGAATGGAAATTGAAATAAGCTGTACCTGTACACCGTATTTAACTGGAAATGTTCCAATGTTTGGTTCACACGTTGCATGGGCAGAATCATCTGCTGTAGCTTACGTAAATTCGGTAATTGGTGCAAGAACAAACAGGGAAGGGGGTCCTTCAGCATTAGCAGCGGCAATTATTGGAAAAACACCATGTTACGGTTACCATCTGGACGAAAACAGGCTTCCAACCCAGGTATTTGAAGTTGATATGGAACTTGAAGATGCAAGTTCATTTTACGGGATTTTGGGAAGAATTACTGGAAGAATTGTAAAAAACGGAATTCCATACTTTAAATTTAAAAATTGCGAATCAGTCAAAAATGATTATTTAAAAGCACTCGGAGCAGCGCTTGCAGCAAGTGGGGGTGTTGCATTATACCACGTTGAAGGAATAACTCCCGAAGCAAAAAAAGGACTGGACATCAATGGTCTTGAAAAAGTAGTTATCGGTAAGAAAGATTTTGAAAAAGAATATGATTCATTCAAAACTTCAGAAAAACCAGATTTAATATGTATTGGATGCCCACACTGCAGTCTTGATGAAGTTAAAGAAGTTGCAGAATTTGTAAAAGCTGAAAACGCAAAATTCAATGCAGATGTCTGGGTTTGTACTTCAATTCACATGAAATCGATTGCAGACAGGATGGGATACACGAAAATTATTGAAGATGCTGGCGGAAAAGTAGTTGTAGATACGTGCATGGTCGTAGCTCCGATTGAAGACATGGGGTACAAAAACGTTGCAACGAATTCTGGAAAAGCTGCAACATATCTGCCGGGTTTTTGCAAAAGCAACGTGATATATGGAACAACTTATGAAATTTTGAAAAAAGCAACTGAATAATTTAATTAATTTCTTTTTTTAGTAATTTTTAAAATTTAGGGAATTTATCTAAAAATTTCGAAATAGCTTCGAATAATTTTGTCATCGGCTTTGATACAATCTTGAGTTTTAAGGTATTATTTTTATTTTTAGTTTCTCTTAGAATACTTAGTTTTTCAAGACGAAGAGCTTCAAGTTCCAGTTCAAATTCCCTGTCTTCACCAATATCCCGAGTCCCTTGAAGCATATTTCCAGTATCAAGATCATAGTCCAATTTTGCATCATCGAATATTTGATCCAATTCTCCTTCAGAAATGTACTCAAAATTTCTATTTCTTAAATTTTCTAAAATTTCTTTACCTTCTTCATACATAATTATCGCCTTTTTTATATTTTGAAGTAATACTTAATAAATAATACATTTGATGGCAGTGTTATACGCTTATTTTATTATAACTGGTGAAATAATGAAAAAGATGATTATTGTTGGAGCGGGCCCTGGAGACAAGGAATTAATCACGATTAAAGGAAAAAATGCAATCGAAAATGCAGATATCTTAATTTATGCAGGTTCGTTAGTAAATCCTGAAGTTTTGGATTACAATGAAAAAGGCGCAAAAATCTATAACAGTGCAACAATGACACTCGACGAAGTAATTGACGTTGCAGTGAATGGAATTAACAACGGATTAACTGTTGTAAGGGTTCACACTGGAGATCCTGCACTTTACGGTGCGATAAAAGAGCAGATCGATGAGTTGAAAAAATACGACATCGATGTAGACATAATTCCTGGAGTAACTTCTCTTTTTGCAGCGGCGGCAACCTTAAAATCTGAATTAACACTTCCTAATGTGTCACAGACAGTAATAATTACAAGGCCTGAAGGAAGAACTCCAAAACCTGCAAAAGAAAGCTTAATTGCTCTTGCAAAACACAACGCTACAATGGCAATTTACCTTGGAACTGGAATGATCGAAAAAGTATGCAGTGAATTAATTGAAGGCGGATATCCAGATGACACTGCAGTTTCAGTTGTATATCACGCATCATGGCCTGACGAGAAAAAAATCAAGGGAACACTAAAAGATATCTCTGAAAAAGTAAAAGGCGAAGGAATTACAAAAACAGCACTTATAATCGTTGGAAATGTGACAAATCCTGATAGTTATGATTATTCAAAACTTTACGACAAAGATTTTGAACACGAATTTAGAAAACCTAAAAATTAAAGACCAAGTTCTTCTATTTTTTCCATTAAAATTTTCAAATCGGTCTTTTTTGCAACATTTTGCTCATTATTTATTAATTCTGTTAATTTTATTTTTAATTCATCAATATTTTCTGATTCTTCAATTAATTCTCTTACATATTCCATATTTTGAACATAAGGCGCAGTTTCCATCACTAGTTCTCTATTTTCCATCATTTTCACCTTTTGTTTTTTTATCATATCTTTCATTAATTGCAATTTCTGAAATAATCGTTGTAATCTCTCTTTCAAGGTGTTCGGCCCTTAAGTACGATTTGTAAATCAAGAAAAACAGAATTATTATTCCAAAGTAGATTAAAAAATCAATACCTCTTCCTATTCCTAATGTATTTGCTATTTTTCCAAGATGATTTGGAAAACTTACCATTAACATTACAAAAATCCATCCAAAAATCCAGGATAATGCAGTAAATGGTGCAATAGTACTTTTTTTGACTTGAACCGCAATTTTTAAAATAACAATAAATCCAACAATAATTCCGATAATTTGAACAGGTTCCATTACTACACCTCGTTTGCATATATATCTTGCACCATAATTTTATATATATTTAATTTATAATTAATGAAAAATGTCGGTGGTTTGATGAGGCATTTAATTTCGATGAGGGACATCGGTCGGGAAGAAATTTTGAATATTTTAGACGAATCCGAAAGAATGGAAGCTATTTTAAATGAAAAAGGTCACTGTGATTTTTTAAACGGGAGAATACTCGCAACTCTTTTTTACGAACCATCAACCAGAACAAGACTTTCTTTTGAAACTGCAATGAAGCGGCTTGGTGGAAATGTTATCGGTTTTACGGATATTTCAAATACTTCTGTAACAAAGGGCGAATCTTTAGC
This Methanococcus maripaludis C5 DNA region includes the following protein-coding sequences:
- a CDS encoding coenzyme F420-0:L-glutamate ligase, encoding MEIVLTREKMEITATPIRTRYIDRNEDFVSESINSLKKEIKQGFEIKNGDFLVVSEKFIATSENNFVDESLADPKFWAYFTYYLSKYGWGYILGPLLGTRGDRVKNLRKMPKKETLKHKQIVIENLGLIYALKPASEGGIDLTNVPGTYASLLPENPEHSAKKLHKKIKEELNLDLTVMVIDTDATYRFFNWYVTALPIAIDGIISKIGVLGYLLGKFGKRLNQGGLCGATPLAIVGNENYKKYHLKTLLYIANLSDTSQVPYTKSIHDLMKKYNTFEITVDVLKEMEHSPLVVVKCE
- a CDS encoding aconitase X catalytic domain-containing protein, yielding MHLTREEEKLYAGEYGEALETCMNLLVSLGDIYGAEKLVNISSAQVSGVSYKTIGEKGLEFLKDLVDQGLKASVPTTLNPAGMDLIRYDELKFPKYFAKKQLEIIDCFKRMEIEISCTCTPYLTGNVPMFGSHVAWAESSAVAYVNSVIGARTNREGGPSALAAAIIGKTPCYGYHLDENRLPTQVFEVDMELEDASSFYGILGRITGRIVKNGIPYFKFKNCESVKNDYLKALGAALAASGGVALYHVEGITPEAKKGLDINGLEKVVIGKKDFEKEYDSFKTSEKPDLICIGCPHCSLDEVKEVAEFVKAENAKFNADVWVCTSIHMKSIADRMGYTKIIEDAGGKVVVDTCMVVAPIEDMGYKNVATNSGKAATYLPGFCKSNVIYGTTYEILKKATE
- the cobM gene encoding precorrin-4 C(11)-methyltransferase gives rise to the protein MKKMIIVGAGPGDKELITIKGKNAIENADILIYAGSLVNPEVLDYNEKGAKIYNSATMTLDEVIDVAVNGINNGLTVVRVHTGDPALYGAIKEQIDELKKYDIDVDIIPGVTSLFAAAATLKSELTLPNVSQTVIITRPEGRTPKPAKESLIALAKHNATMAIYLGTGMIEKVCSELIEGGYPDDTAVSVVYHASWPDEKKIKGTLKDISEKVKGEGITKTALIIVGNVTNPDSYDYSKLYDKDFEHEFRKPKN
- a CDS encoding DUF2304 domain-containing protein, translating into MEPVQIIGIIVGFIVILKIAVQVKKSTIAPFTALSWIFGWIFVMLMVSFPNHLGKIANTLGIGRGIDFLIYFGIIILFFLIYKSYLRAEHLEREITTIISEIAINERYDKKTKGENDGK